One Pararge aegeria chromosome 1, ilParAegt1.1, whole genome shotgun sequence genomic region harbors:
- the LOC120624005 gene encoding CCAAT/enhancer-binding protein-like, which yields MESPQMYDATAAPQPPPQPDLKKTGEDKRTPFPPPDLDELNGQEISLDLQHLIEDQFRGEETMALFQEILPGGRSPQQRPFARTTLAYMPQPVHSGASYVAPVQANSHEQAPPIKEEPPEPHDFRRAVTCAQYTGQYNAHPPVGVSGPYGGGFTPLPPLGAPLLPPLLKHKQPPSRRSSGKAIDKGTDEYRRRRERNNIAVRKSREKAKVRSREVEEKVKTLIREKEALLKRLEAVTGELSLHKQMYVHLINLNHPEITELCRSMLQLGAPHGPDHSL from the coding sequence ATGGAATCCCCTCAAATGTACGACGCAACCGCGGCTCCTCAACCGCCGCCGCAGCCCGACCTGAAGAAAACAGGAGAAGACAAGCGAACCCCTTTCCCGCCCCCGGACTTAGACGAGCTCAATGGCCAGGAAATCAGCTTGGATTTACAACACCTCATCGAGGACCAGTTTCGAGGGGAGGAGACGATGGCATTATTTCAGGAAATATTGCCTGGTGGACGCTCCCCACAACAGAGACCGTTTGCAAGAACTACCCTCGCGTATATGCCTCAGCCAGTTCATTCAGGAGCATCGTACGTAGCACCCGTTCAAGCAAATTCTCATGAGCAAGCTCCTCCTATTAAGGAAGAGCCTCCTGAACCACACGATTTTCGACGAGCAGTGACATGTGCGCAATATACAGGTCAATATAATGCGCATCCACCAGTGGGTGTAAGTGGTCCCTACGGGGGTGGATTTACTCCCTTGCCTCCACTAGGTGCTCCTCTATTACCTCCACTCTTAAAACACAAACAGCCGCCATCAAGGCGATCTTCTGGAAAGGCAATAGACAAAGGAACAGATGAATACAGAAGGAGGCGGGAACGCAATAACATAGCCGTTCGAAAATCGCGCGAAAAGGCTAAAGTACGCTCGAGGGAAGTTGAGGAAAAAGTGAAAACTTTGATAAGGGAGAAAGAGGCTTTGTTGAAGAGGCTCGAAGCTGTAACTGGGGAGTTGAGTTTACACAAACAGATGTATGTGCATCTTATTAATTTGAATCATCCGGAGATTACGGAGTTGTGCCGGTCAATGTTGCAACTGGGAGCTCCTCATGGGCCGGATCATTCGCTCTGA